Proteins encoded within one genomic window of Ammonifex degensii KC4:
- the hemL gene encoding glutamate-1-semialdehyde 2,1-aminomutase yields MNREVSIRLFTEAQKYLPGGVNSPVRAFKAVGGTPPFIVGGEGARIYDADGNSYLDYVCSWGPLILGHAHPAVVEAVASQAKRGMSFGAPCPLEVELARRLVEALPGVEMVRLVNSGTEATMSAIRLARAYTRRFKILKFEGCYHGHADSFLIKAGSGALTLGVPTSPGVPPGTAADTLVARFNDLKMVREIFKEQGEEIAAVILEPIAGNMGVVPPQPGFLEGLRELCNTYGTLLIFDEVITGFRVAYGGAQTLYGVIPDLTCLGKIIGGGLPVGAFGGRKEIMEMVAPVGPVYQAGTLSGNPLAMAAGIATLEVLRQEETYPYLEKLGKMLEDGLREALEEAGVPGRINRVGSMLTLFFTPEEVKDYASAVKSDTSLFANFFHAMLEEGVYLPPSQFEAWFISLAHKEEDVAFTVEATRRVLRKLKAKS; encoded by the coding sequence GTGAATAGGGAGGTATCTATCCGGCTATTTACCGAGGCCCAGAAATACCTTCCCGGAGGGGTTAACAGCCCGGTCCGAGCCTTCAAGGCGGTGGGAGGTACTCCCCCCTTCATAGTAGGGGGAGAAGGGGCCAGAATCTACGATGCCGACGGCAACTCCTACCTGGACTACGTCTGTTCCTGGGGGCCACTCATCTTAGGGCACGCCCACCCAGCAGTGGTAGAGGCCGTAGCCTCGCAGGCCAAGCGGGGCATGAGCTTTGGTGCCCCCTGCCCGCTGGAAGTGGAGCTGGCCCGTCGCCTGGTGGAAGCCCTGCCGGGCGTGGAAATGGTGCGCCTGGTTAACTCCGGCACCGAGGCCACGATGAGTGCTATACGGCTGGCGCGGGCCTACACCCGCCGCTTCAAGATCCTGAAGTTTGAGGGCTGCTACCACGGCCACGCCGATTCTTTCCTTATAAAAGCTGGCTCCGGGGCTTTGACCCTAGGGGTTCCCACCAGCCCAGGCGTGCCTCCGGGTACGGCGGCCGACACTTTGGTGGCCCGCTTCAACGATCTGAAAATGGTCAGAGAAATCTTTAAGGAACAGGGGGAAGAAATAGCAGCGGTCATCCTGGAACCCATTGCTGGGAACATGGGAGTGGTTCCTCCCCAGCCCGGCTTTCTGGAGGGGCTGCGCGAGCTCTGCAATACCTACGGGACTCTGCTCATTTTCGACGAGGTGATCACCGGGTTCCGAGTGGCTTACGGCGGCGCCCAAACGCTTTATGGCGTCATTCCCGATCTCACCTGTCTGGGAAAGATCATCGGCGGGGGCTTGCCTGTAGGAGCCTTCGGCGGCAGAAAGGAAATCATGGAAATGGTGGCACCGGTAGGCCCGGTCTACCAGGCCGGGACTCTTTCCGGCAATCCCCTGGCCATGGCGGCCGGAATTGCTACTCTGGAGGTGCTGCGCCAAGAGGAAACCTATCCGTATCTTGAGAAACTGGGGAAGATGCTGGAGGATGGCCTGCGGGAGGCCCTAGAGGAGGCGGGGGTTCCCGGCAGGATCAACCGGGTAGGTTCCATGCTCACCCTTTTCTTCACTCCGGAAGAGGTTAAAGATTACGCCTCGGCGGTCAAATCGGATACGTCACTTTTTGCTAATTTCTTCCATGCTATGCTAGAGGAAGGAGTCTACCTGCCCCCTTCCCAGTTCGAGGCCTGGTTTATCTCCTTGGCCCACAAGGAGGAGGACGTGGCTTTCACCGTGGAGGCGACCAGGCGTGTCTTGCGCAAGCTCAAAGCGAAGAGTTAA
- a CDS encoding Lrp/AsnC family transcriptional regulator — MTEQEQRLILELGNNFPLTSRPFREIGKRVGMSEEAVIAKVKEYLEKGIIRRLSVALRQQHVGFTANAMVVWRVPPERVEEVGKKLASFPEVTHCYERLPTPEWPYNLYTMIHRPRREECWEIIRKLSSAVGVKDFLVLFSTQELKRSNPQYFTERGEEGE, encoded by the coding sequence ATGACCGAGCAGGAACAGCGCCTGATCCTGGAGCTGGGGAATAACTTCCCTCTCACTTCTCGCCCCTTTCGTGAAATAGGGAAACGGGTGGGAATGAGTGAAGAAGCGGTCATCGCCAAGGTAAAGGAGTACCTGGAAAAAGGGATAATCCGGCGGCTGTCGGTTGCCTTGCGCCAGCAGCACGTAGGGTTTACGGCCAACGCCATGGTGGTGTGGCGGGTGCCTCCGGAGAGGGTGGAAGAGGTAGGGAAGAAGCTGGCTTCTTTCCCGGAGGTTACCCACTGTTACGAGCGGTTGCCCACCCCGGAGTGGCCCTACAATCTTTACACCATGATCCACCGTCCCCGCCGGGAGGAGTGCTGGGAGATCATAAGGAAGTTGAGCTCGGCCGTGGGGGTGAAAGATTTCCTGGTGCTCTTCAGCACCCAGGAACTCAAGCGCTCCAATCCCCAGTACTTCACCGAGAGGGGGGAAGAGGGTGAATAG
- a CDS encoding Lrp/AsnC family transcriptional regulator yields MPGKKAVLTDTDRRLLAALQKGFSPVPEPFRELAAQVGMTEEALIARLRELKEMGVIRRLGAIIDSRKIGYTGTLCALAVPPERIPEVAEVINSYPEVTHNYVREHETYNVWFTILAPSHERINQILQEIKEKTGITQFLNLPARRIFKIRVNFDLEGSHDRAGTAPDPGAGE; encoded by the coding sequence ATGCCGGGGAAGAAGGCGGTTTTAACCGATACCGACCGGCGGCTGCTGGCCGCCCTGCAAAAAGGATTTTCTCCCGTGCCAGAGCCTTTTCGGGAGCTGGCCGCGCAGGTGGGAATGACGGAGGAGGCGCTGATCGCCCGGCTGCGCGAGCTAAAGGAGATGGGGGTGATCAGGCGCCTGGGAGCCATCATTGACTCCCGCAAGATAGGCTATACCGGCACCCTGTGCGCCCTGGCGGTGCCACCGGAAAGGATACCGGAAGTGGCCGAGGTTATCAACAGCTACCCGGAAGTGACTCACAACTACGTCCGGGAGCACGAAACTTACAACGTCTGGTTCACCATCCTGGCCCCTTCACACGAGCGGATAAACCAGATACTGCAGGAGATTAAAGAGAAAACCGGAATTACCCAGTTTCTCAACCTGCCGGCCCGCCGCATCTTCAAAATAAGGGTAAACTTCGACCTGGAGGGGAGCCATGACCGAGCAGGAACAGCGCCTGATCCTGGAGCTGGGGAATAA
- the nirJ2 gene encoding putative heme d1 biosynthesis radical SAM protein NirJ2: MIISWNVTNACNLKCEHCYRDAGTKKEAELVTSEGKALIEEIARAGFKIMIFSGGEPILRPDLYSLIAHARSLGLRPVLGTNGTLITREVARELKKAGLAVAGISLDSLDPQKHDRLRGVPGSWEAAVKGMEACREEGLPFQIHTTVMDFNYEEVEEITDFAVAMGARGHHVFFLVPTGRAVNLAEASLKAEQYERLLRRLLRKGMEANIEVKPTCAPQFQRIARQMGCDTRFGRGCLAGLAYCLINPVGIVQPCAYLDLPAGDVRQTPFSTIWREAPIFQRLRTRQYTGKCGECEYNDICGGCRARALYYYGDYMAEEPWCLYRAGKRS; encoded by the coding sequence ATGATTATATCTTGGAACGTGACCAACGCCTGCAACCTGAAGTGCGAGCACTGCTACCGGGATGCCGGCACGAAAAAAGAGGCGGAGCTCGTGACCTCGGAGGGCAAGGCGCTCATCGAGGAGATAGCGCGGGCGGGATTCAAGATCATGATCTTCTCCGGTGGAGAACCTATCTTACGCCCGGACCTCTACTCTTTGATAGCGCACGCCCGCTCTTTAGGTCTGCGACCGGTTCTAGGAACTAACGGGACACTCATCACCCGCGAGGTGGCCAGGGAGCTTAAAAAAGCCGGGCTTGCCGTGGCGGGAATAAGCCTGGACAGCCTAGATCCGCAGAAGCACGATCGCCTTCGGGGTGTGCCCGGTTCTTGGGAGGCGGCGGTTAAAGGAATGGAGGCCTGCCGCGAGGAGGGGCTGCCCTTCCAGATACATACCACGGTGATGGATTTCAACTACGAAGAAGTTGAAGAGATCACCGACTTCGCCGTGGCCATGGGGGCCAGGGGGCACCACGTTTTCTTCCTGGTGCCTACCGGCCGGGCCGTCAACTTAGCCGAGGCCTCGCTCAAGGCTGAGCAGTACGAGCGCCTACTCCGGCGCCTGCTGCGCAAAGGCATGGAGGCTAATATAGAAGTAAAGCCCACTTGCGCTCCTCAGTTCCAGCGCATCGCCCGCCAGATGGGGTGTGATACCCGCTTTGGCCGGGGGTGCTTGGCCGGGCTGGCCTACTGCCTCATAAATCCGGTGGGGATCGTGCAGCCCTGCGCCTACCTCGACCTGCCGGCGGGTGACGTGCGCCAGACTCCTTTTTCCACTATATGGAGAGAGGCGCCCATCTTCCAGCGTTTGCGCACCCGACAGTATACCGGCAAGTGCGGGGAGTGCGAGTACAACGATATTTGCGGCGGTTGCCGGGCGCGGGCCCTTTACTACTACGGCGATTACATGGCCGAAGAGCCCTGGTGCCTCTACCGGGCGGGGAAGAGGAGTTAG
- the hemB gene encoding porphobilinogen synthase — translation MTYPYHRPRRLRRLENLRRLVRETELAVKDLLWPLFVVEGERVRQPVESMPGVFRYSVDQLLGELEEAVELGLPGVLLFGVTDRKDPQGSEAWNREGVVPRAIRAIKARFPELVVAADVCLCPYTDHGHCGVVEEGRVLNDPTLPLLARAAVTYAEAGADLVAPSDMMDGRVRAIREALDAAGFQEVGIMAYSAKYASAFYGPFREAAESAPRFGDRRSYQMDPANAAEALWEVELDLEEGADIVMVKPALAYLDVIRQVKDAFGRPVAAYNVSGEYAMIKAAAKLGWLDEKAVVLEVLTAIKRAGADIIITYFAKEAARWLRR, via the coding sequence TTGACCTATCCTTACCACCGGCCACGCCGTCTGCGCCGGCTGGAAAACCTGCGGCGCTTAGTACGGGAGACCGAACTTGCGGTAAAAGATCTTCTCTGGCCGCTCTTCGTGGTGGAAGGGGAAAGGGTAAGGCAGCCGGTGGAGTCCATGCCCGGCGTTTTTCGCTACTCCGTAGACCAACTCCTGGGCGAACTGGAGGAAGCGGTGGAGCTGGGCCTGCCGGGAGTCTTGCTTTTCGGCGTTACCGACCGCAAAGACCCCCAGGGAAGCGAGGCCTGGAACCGGGAGGGTGTGGTTCCGCGGGCCATACGGGCGATTAAAGCCCGCTTTCCCGAGCTGGTGGTGGCGGCTGACGTCTGCCTCTGCCCTTATACCGACCACGGCCACTGTGGGGTGGTCGAAGAAGGGCGCGTGCTCAATGACCCCACCCTTCCTCTTTTGGCGCGGGCGGCGGTGACCTACGCCGAGGCGGGAGCCGACCTGGTGGCCCCGTCGGACATGATGGACGGGAGGGTGAGGGCCATAAGAGAGGCGCTGGACGCAGCCGGCTTTCAGGAAGTAGGGATCATGGCTTACAGCGCCAAGTACGCCTCTGCCTTCTATGGTCCCTTCCGGGAGGCGGCGGAAAGCGCCCCCCGCTTTGGCGACCGCCGCAGCTACCAGATGGACCCTGCCAACGCAGCCGAGGCCCTCTGGGAAGTGGAGCTTGACCTGGAAGAGGGGGCCGATATAGTAATGGTGAAGCCGGCCCTGGCTTACCTGGATGTCATAAGGCAGGTGAAAGACGCCTTTGGGCGCCCGGTGGCGGCCTATAACGTGAGCGGGGAGTACGCCATGATAAAGGCGGCGGCAAAGCTCGGCTGGCTTGACGAGAAGGCGGTAGTGCTGGAGGTGCTCACCGCCATAAAGCGGGCGGGGGCCGATATCATCATAACCTACTTTGCTAAGGAGGCGGCCCGCTGGCTGCGCAGGTAA